A genome region from Pelodiscus sinensis isolate JC-2024 chromosome 27, ASM4963464v1, whole genome shotgun sequence includes the following:
- the LOC142820875 gene encoding interleukin-20-like, with the protein MMTGNRLSCLVFLPFVFGGVLMTESRRLRFGACELSGVSFQELRDYFGAIRGATQTQDRMTDVVLLKRVALQGVPISESCCLLRHLLRFYVESVFRHYEATSSLLRRRTSRLSNSFLSIKGKLRYCHDQKKCSCGEESTSRFQLIREEYEKLDRNSAANKALSEMDILLVWMEEIKNMEKI; encoded by the exons ATGATGACCGGAAATCGTCTCTCCTGCCtggtttttcttccttttgtctttGGTGGTGTTCTGATGACAGAAAGCAGAAGGCTCCGCTTTGGGGCATGTGAACTGAGTGGTGTTTCTTTTCAGGAGCTAAGGGACTACTTTGGTGCTATCAGAGGAGCCACT CAAACCCAAGACCGCATGACGGACGTTGTACTGCTGAAGAGAGTCGCTCTGCAAGGAGTTCCG ATTTCAGAGAGCTGTTGCTTACTCCGCCATCTGTTGAGGTTCTACGTTGAGAGTGTTTTCAGGCACTACGAAGCAACAAGCTCCCTTCTTCGCAGAAGAACCAGTAGGCTGTCTAACTCCTTCCTCAGCATTAAGGGGAAGCTGAGATACTGT CATGATCAGAAGAAGTGTTCCTGCGGGGAAGAGTCAACCAGTAGATTTCAACTCATCAGAGAGGAATATGAAAAG CTAGATAGAAACTCTGCAGCAAACAAAGCATTGAGTGAAATGGACATTCTTTTAGTCTGGATGGAAGAGATTAAGAACATGGAGAAAATCTAG
- the FCMR gene encoding immunoglobulin mu Fc receptor, with product MDVISMLLFLLQVSNAARRRVQMTGEVGKSITIICPVEDMSERKFWCREITKACVTMISTSPYIDETYKDRISISERPQERLFQVTIRRLEEEDAGLYACGTGYHNDRDSGKTLQVELNVFNGGAPHMLLADPPRRDRPVVVPAESGIKGVDDKGVTEPVMTARAKYASYTAPGTQFPDTRKIMPAKEIGNILVDATTGSMTKGFSRTTGYAHPRPRKLLPRSSYGKDIFQILIPILLIIMLLVASMTIVRKQLQGRKGITIYMFGCSGKAAPSETYGINLRLSALEQVQGNAPVENIYSVCPRRLQGADKNSSHVPQESYHCRINL from the exons ATGGACGTCATTAGTATGTTACTTTTCTTGCTGCAAG TTTCAAATGCAGCAAGACGGCGCGTTCAAATGACCGGTGAGGTTGGAAAATCCATTACTATAATATGTCCTGTGGAGGACATGTCCGAGCGAAAATTCTGGTGCAGGGAGATCACAAAGGCCTGTGTCACCATGATTTCGACCTCTCCGTACATCGATGAGACTTACAAAGACAGAATATCcatctctgagaggccccaggAAAGACTATTTCAAGTCACAATCAGAAGGCTGGAAGAGGAGGACGCTGGGTTGTATGCGTGTGGGACAGGATATCACAATGACAGAGACAGTGGAAAGACCCTGCAAGTGGAGCTGAATGTTTTTAATG GGGGTGCTCCACACATGTTGCTGGCTGACCCCCCAAGACGTGACAGACCTGTCGTGGTCCCAGCAGAGTCTGGCATCAAAGGTGTTGATGATAAAG GAGTCACAGAACCAGTGATGACAGCCAGGGCAAAATATGCCTCTTACACAGCACCTGGCACCCAGTTCCCTGACACCAGAAAAATCATGCCTGCCAAAGAAATTGGCAACATTCTTGTTGATGCAACAACTGGAAGTATGACAAAGGGGTTTTCCAGGACAACCGGCTATGCCCATCCCAGGCCTAGAAAGCT CCTCCCGAGAAGCAGTTATGGGAAAGACATCTTTCAAATCCTGATACCAATTCTCCTGATAATAATGCTGCTTGTGGCTTCCATGACCATAGTTAGAAAACAATTACAAGGAAGGAAAG GcattaccatctacatgttcggatgttctggaaaagcagctcccAGCGAAACCTACGGAATAAACCTGAGGTTGAGTGCGCTTGAACAGGTCCAAGGAAACGCTCCAGTGGAAAATATCTACAGCGTGTGTCCCCGCAGGCTCCAGGGAGCTGACAAGAACA GTTCTCATGTACCTCAGGAGTCATATCACTGCAGAATCAACTTATAA